In Panicum virgatum strain AP13 chromosome 5K, P.virgatum_v5, whole genome shotgun sequence, the genomic window AATGATTGTGATGGTTGCTTCAagcagccatcttcttcagCCAGCGAACCAGCAGGTTCCACGCGCAGCGTAAAGCTCGAAAATGCGGCCAAGTCCCGGTGACGCGGCAGCGTGCGGGTTGCCGCAAAATCCGCAAAACAATCGCAGCGATTTGTGGGCCGCCGCATGAGCCCGCAAATGCATTTGCGGCTGGTGCGGACGGGGGGCGGGCAGCCGCAACCCGCCCCGCTTGCATGTATAAACACACTACTGCAGGTTTTTGGAGAATTACTATGTTGTTTATTTCTGAAGCTGAATGTTTTGGCCTTGCTACTCTCCACAATATACAAGGTGTATCAATCGTCCTGTTcaaacttgaaacttttctGAACATAACAATATATGCCATATGAACACAACTGATTTGTTACTTGCAGTTACATCAAAGGGATAAACAGAACAAATCATGCGAGATAGCATGTGTATAATAAACAAACGAAACATTAGGCAACAGGGGGGAATTAGTAAACACGCATTGGGTTCTGAAATTTGAGGCCCcatttagttccaaaaaaatttctacctgTCATATCGAATGTTTGAACGAGCATTAAATGCAATTAAAAATAATCAATTATACAGTCTAATTAATTAGCACTTgataaatcttttaaatctaattaatttataattgaatattatttgtcaagtaataaTAAAATGTGCTATAGTAATGCAGTGAACTAGCAATGCAGTGCACGCATTGGGTTCTGAAATCTTGGCGAAGGATGACGATTGTGGCGTCGTTTTCCGATGGATGCGACAGCCGACAGGTTCGGGGGATTGAGAAGTTTGGTGTTCCTGCATTTGCCGGATGAGCCCGGTGCGCATACAGGTTCGGGGGATTGAGAAGTTTGGTGTTCCTGCATTTGCCGGAAGAGCCCGGTGCGCATGCGcttaagagcaagtattatatcAAGCTGTAAGCATACTAAATATTGAAATggaggagaaagaagaggagagagaggagaaatgGGATGCAAGCTTGCAGCCAGTTTCAAcacaagaaacaaaaaaaacttatgAGATAGACAAGTGGATCATTTATTAATAGTGGAGAGCTAAACCACTATATTAATTGGCTAAGAGATGAGCTGTATAACTTTTTACAACCAGCAATGAACTAAATCATTAGCCTTGCTCTCATGCACCATCGGAATAGGGGTCCTTTCGGTAGACACTGCAGGCTTTGGGAGAAGTATGATGTTTATCTATGCACAAATGATCGATCGGGTGTTCAAACTTGAAACTTTATAAGAGCGTAAATTGGTGATTTTTTGATGCACTTTCAATTCTTTTTAGTTTTGCAGTAGGGTTGGAGAACATGAAAAATGCAATCctgtgtttgaaaaaaaaattccacaAAGCTGCACGGAGAGAGTATGGGAACACTATGTTATTACTTGTAGTAACTCAAAGGGATAAACATTAAACAGAACAAAACCATGCGAGATAGCATGCATAAACAAACGAAACATTAAGCTGCAgcaataatttttttagaaaaaaactaGTAAACGGTTGGGCCATGCCCCATGCAGCGGGTTCTGATTTCTAAAGTGAACCAGCTGAAGCCCAAACTAGCAGCGCATTGGTCACTGCGACTGCGTGGCGGCGATCTTGGCGACGGCCTGCGCGGAGATGGGCGGCAGGCTGAGCGAGCAGAGGCTCTCCCAGGAGGCGGCCACGGagggcgcctcctcctcctccttccccttcgcTGCGGCCTCCTTGGCGAAGGCGCCGTGCATCGACCCCACCACGCTGCGGGCGGCCTCCCTGGCCTCCGGCAGCCGGTCGTTCagcagctccgccgccacctggAGGAGCGCCGACATCCCGAACTCCTTCATCGCCGCGATGTCCTGCGCGACCACCCACCAATCCATCACGTCTCTCTCCGAATCGTGTTGCGTCGTTACATTCAAATTGATCAGATGGACGAGTTATTTTGAGTTCTGGGCGTACCATCCTGGCGGCGCAGTGGGagatggcgacggcggccttGGCCCTGACCCTGAGGTTGGCGTGGTGGACGTACGCCTTGAGcttcttcagcagcagcagcggaggcATCGACGCCGCCATGGCGCGCATCGCCTTCTCGGCCTCCTCGCACACGAACCGCTTGTCCTGGGACGCCTTCAGCAGGAGCTGGAGCAGCTGCAGCCAGAGATGAATCGCTGTTCAGCACCTTCCCTTCAAACAGAGCCCATGGCTGTGTTCCTTGTTTGGTGGGGATGCGAGAGGAGGTACCAGCTTGTCGAAGGCGGCGTCGGAGACGGAGGAGAGGATGTTGCCGAAGGAGTTGAAGATGTCGGTGCAGGCCATGATGGATGTCTTCAGCACCGCGCTGCGCGGgctcttcatcgtcttcacgaTCGCCAGCATCACCTTCTCCCTGCCGGATCAGGTCAGGCATCAGGgccttttcaaaaaatttcccaAATCAATCGAGAAATGCAAATGCGACGACTTACAGGATCGGGTTCAGGAGCGCGGAGTGGTGGATCgtgaggcggcgcgcgtcgttgAGCGCCTCGCACGCCCGGATCCAGTCCTTGGAGTCCAGCTCCGCGACCAGCCCCGCGGCCTTGGCCTTggggtgcgccgccgcctccagctcctccGACGGGATGTACTCCATGGCCTgctcccccgccgcggccgtggcCCTGGGCGCCGAGTTCTCgtcgttcttcttcttcttgccgctccCGGGGGAGGCGgccttgacggcggcggccgcggcgggggcggccacCTTAGCGACCTTCTTGGGCcgctcctcgacggcggcgggcatCGTGTTGTCGAGCGCGCGGAGTGCCATGGGTTGCTGTCGCCGGATGCGGCTGCTATTCTTGGAATGGTGCTCgaggatggagatggagatcgggcgacggcggcggcggcgagtgatGCTGGTGGAGTGGAGAGGGGGGAATGGAAAGGTGGATGAGGGGCCTTCGAAATTTTAAATGCGGAGGGTGGAGGAGT contains:
- the LOC120709167 gene encoding uncharacterized protein LOC120709167, which translates into the protein MALRALDNTMPAAVEERPKKVAKVAAPAAAAAVKAASPGSGKKKKNDENSAPRATAAAGEQAMEYIPSEELEAAAHPKAKAAGLVAELDSKDWIRACEALNDARRLTIHHSALLNPILEKVMLAIVKTMKSPRSAVLKTSIMACTDIFNSFGNILSSVSDAAFDKLLLQLLLKASQDKRFVCEEAEKAMRAMAASMPPLLLLKKLKAYVHHANLRVRAKAAVAISHCAARMDIAAMKEFGMSALLQVAAELLNDRLPEAREAARSVVGSMHGAFAKEAAAKGKEEEEAPSVAASWESLCSLSLPPISAQAVAKIAATQSQ